One region of Oryza glaberrima chromosome 7, OglaRS2, whole genome shotgun sequence genomic DNA includes:
- the LOC127778747 gene encoding myricetin 3-O-rhamnoside 1,2-glucosyltransferase UGT709G2-like, whose amino-acid sequence MAAAAAAAHVLVFPAPGQGHINCMMHFATGLVGAGLHVTFLHTDHSLRRLGGAAAAGGADSPRLRFMSIPDGLPDDHPRAVGDIVELLESLRTNGSVPYRSLLASLVRAGDDGASSGGFPPVTCVVADGSMPFAADVAEEIGVPSLVFRTASACSVLAYLSVDRLFELGEVPFPADGDLDEPVRGVPGMESFLRRRDLPGNFRNCTENQNDPIVQMLIEVTAHSRGARAVVLNTAASMEGPALAHVAPRMRDVFAIGPLHAMFPVPAAAGSLWRADDGCVAWLDGQPDRSVVYVSLGSFAVISLEQFTEFLHGLVAAGYPFLWVLRPDMVGASQSAGALREAVAAAEKNNKARVVGWAPQRDVLRHRAVGCFLTHAGWNSTLEAAGEGVPTVCWPFFADQQINSRFVGAVWGTGLDMKDVCDAAVVERMVREAMESGEIRASAQALAREVRQDVADGGSSAAEFERLVGFIKELSNQHDGQFIQA is encoded by the coding sequence atggcggcggcagcggcggcggcgcacgtgcTCGTCTTCCCGGCGCCCGGGCAGGGCCACATCAACTGCATGATGCACTTCGCCAccggcctcgtcggcgccggccttCACGTCACCTTCCTCCACACCGACCacagcctccgccgcctcggtggcgccgcggccgccggcggcgccgactcGCCGCGGCTCCGGTTCATGTCCATCCCCGACGGACTCCCCGACGACCACCCGCGCGCCGTCGGCGACATCGTGGAGCTCCTCGAGTCGCTGCGGACCAACGGCAGCGTCCCGTACCGCTCCTTGCTCGCTTCGCTCGTACGCGCAGGGGACGACGGCGCCTCCTCCGGCGGCTTCCCTCCGGTGAcctgcgtcgtcgccgacggcagcatgccgttcgccgccgacgtcgccgaggaGATCGGCGTCCCGTCGCTGGTCTTCCGCACGGCCAGCGCGTGCAGCGTACTGGCCTACTTGTCAGTCGACAGGCTGTTCGAGCTCGGTGAGGTCCCGTTCCCGGCCGACGGCGACCTCGACGAGCCGGTGCGCGGCGTTCCGGGCATGGAGAGCTTCCTGCGCCGGCGAGATCTTCCTGGCAATTTCCGGAACTGCACCGAGAACCAGAACGACCCCATCGTGCAGATGCTCATCGAGGTCACCGCGCACAGCCGCGGGGCGCGGGCGGTCGTGCTCAACACGGCCGCGTCCATGGAGGGGCCAGCGCTCGCGCACGTCGCGCCGCGCATGCGCGACGTCTTCGCCATCGGCCCTCTCCACGCCATGTTCCCGgtgccggcggccgcgggcAGCCTGTGGCGCGCGGACGACGGCTGCGTGGCGTGGCTCGACGGGCAGCCGGACCGATCAGTCGTGTACGTGAGCCTAGGCAGCTTCGCCGTCATCTCGCTGGAGCAGTTCACGGAGTTCCTCCAcgggctcgtcgccgccggctacCCATTCCTCTGGGTGCTCCGGCCGGACATGGTCGGGGCGAGTCAGAGCGCCGGCGCCCTCCGCGAAGCCGTCGCGGCGGCAGAGAAGAACAACAAGGCGCGCGTCGTGGGGTGGGCGCCGCAGCGGGACGTGCTGCGCCACCGCGCCGTGGGGTGCTTCCTGACGCACGCcgggtggaactcgacgctggaggccgccggcgagggcgtgCCGACGGTGTGCTGGCCGTTCTTCGCCGACCAGCAGATCAACAGCCGGTTCGTCGGCGCCGTGTGGGGGACGGGGCTGGACATGAAGGACGtgtgcgacgccgccgtcgtggagAGGATGGTGAGGGAGGCGATGGAGTCCGGCGAGATCAGGGCGTCGGCGCAGGCGCTGGCGCGCGAGGTGAGGCAGGACGTCGCCGATGGCGGCTCATCGGCGGCGGAGTTCGAGCGGCTCGTCGGGTTCATCAAGGAGCTCAGCAATCAGCATGATGGACAGTTCATACAAGCTTAA
- the LOC127780237 gene encoding cysteine-rich receptor-like protein kinase 10, translating to MAILTVLPLVLVMLLLPLAAIASGDPPWQHYCGSSGNYTAGSKYQANLQALAATLPSTASSSSPALFAKDAAGAGDAEPDRVFALTLCRGDTASANASSSSCADCASRAFRDAQSVCPYSKEVAVYYDPCLLYFSGDDFLSSPANPAQVRLYDVDRSTRRGGGGADFVTLVRALLSYTMQWAVPYNSTGGGAAAVRWYTTVRMDVVTPPLFSLMQCTPDMSGGDCRQCLQDLVGNTTFNGSVSGVRNIGARCGYRYDTYKFYGGEPKLKIGSLSEINSTAPSSPPPPPPVTETRSDKSMLRKKDTMAREEVLKLWRLEESDSEFMLFDFSQIEDATSNFSEDKKLGEGGFGSVYKGQLPNGLEVAVKRLAAHSSQGLVEFKNEIQLIAKLQHTNLVNLRGCCIQGEENLLIYEYMPNKSLDFFIFDLKRAALLNWKTRLNIIEGITQGLLYLHKHSRLCIIHRDLKASNILLDRDMNPKISDFGLAKIFDSNDVQRNTKRVVGTYGYMAPEYASEGCFSLKSDVFSFGVLVLEIISGKRNAGFHQYGDFFNLLGYAWQLWKDGSWHELVDPSLVSEGQMMEIKKCMKVALLCVQENAVDRPTMSAVVKMLSSELKILPEPKQPAFFNVRVKHGELSNTAPSSINDVTITIVNGR from the exons ATGGCCATTTTGACCGTTCTGCCGCTGGTCTTGGTGATGCTGCTGCTTCCGTTGGCTGCAATTGCATCCGGCGACCCACCATGGCAGCACTACTGCGGAAGCAGCGGCAACTACACGGCCGGGAGCAAATACCAGGCCAACCTGCAGGCCCTCGCCGCGACCCTCCCGTCGACcgcgtcgtcttcctcccccgCACTCTTCGCcaaggacgccgccggcgccggcgacgccgagccCGACAGGGTGTTCGCCCTGACCCTCTGCAGAGGCGACACCGCCTCCGCCaacgcctcgtcgtcgtcgtgcgccGACTGCGCCTCCCGCGCCTTCCGCGACGCGCAGAGCGTGTGCCCCTACAGCAAGGAGGTGGCCGTCTACTACGACCCCTGCCTCCTCTACTTCTCCGGCGACgacttcctctcctctccggccAACCCGGCCCAGGTGAGGCTCTACGACGTCGATCGCTCCacccggcgtggcggcggcggcgccgacttCGTCACCCTCGTGAGGGCGCTCCTGAGCTACACGATGCAGTGGGCCGTGCCGTACAATTCcacgggcggcggggccgccgcCGTGAGGTGGTACACCACGGTGCGGATGGACGTCGTCACGCCGCCGCTGTTCTCGCTGATGCAGTGCACGCCGGACATGTCCGGCGGCGACTGCCGGCAGTGCCTGCAGGACCTCGTCGGCAACACCACCTTCAACGGCTCGGTCTCCGGCGTGCGCAACATCGGCGCCCGTTGCGGTTACAGGTACGACACGTACAAGTTCTACGGCGGGGAGCCCAAGCTGAAGATCGGGTCACTGTCGGAGATCAACTCAACGGCGCCATccagcccaccgccgcctccgccggtgaCGGAGACACGTTCCG ACAAATCAATGTTGCGAAAAAAGGATACAATGGCCAGAGAAGAAGTATTAAAGCTTTGGAGACTGGAAGAAAGCGATTCAGAGTTTATGCTATTTGATTTCTCTCAGATAGAAGATGCTACTAGCaacttctcggaagataagaaACTTGGAGAAGGAGGTTTTGGCTCCGTATACAAG ggcCAATTGCCCAATGGGCTTGAGGTAGCAGTTAAGCGACTTGCTGCACATTCAAGTCAAGGCCTGGTTGAGTTCAAAAATGAAATTCAACTTATTGCAAAGCTACAACATACCAATTTAGTAAACCTTCGAGGATGTTGCATTCAAGGAGAAGAGAACTTACTAATATATGAATACATGCCAAACAAGAGTTTAGACTTCTTCATCTTTG ATCTGAAAAGAGCAGCATTGCTCAACTGGAAAACACGCCTGAACATAATAGAAGGAATAACACAAGGGCTTTTGTATCTCCACAAACACTCCCGGTTATGCATCATACATAGAGACTTAAAAGCAAGCAATATTCTACTAGACCGTGACATGAATCCTAAAATCTCTGACTTTGGGTTAGCTAAGATATTTGACTCAAATGATGTCCAAAGAAATACAAAAAGGGTGGTGGGCACTTA TGGGTATATGGCTCCTGAGTATGCATCTGAGGGTTGCTTCTCGCTGAAATCGGATGTCTTTAGCTTTGGAGTTCTGGTTCTTGAGATTATTAGTGGGAAAAGAAACGCTGGGTTTCACCAATATGGGGACTTCTTCAACCTCCTTGGCtat GCATGGCAGCTATGGAAGGATGGAAGTTGGCATGAACTTGTAGATCCATCATTAGTAAGTGAAGGTCAAATGATGGAAATAAAGAAATGTATGAAAGTTGCACTTTTGTGTGTTCAAGAGAATGCGGTTGATCGTCCCACCATGTCCGCAGTTGTTAAGATGCTTTCAAGTGAGTTGAAAATTCTACCTGAGCCCAAACAACCAGCATTCTTTAATGTAAGGGTGAAACATGGAGAGCTGTCTAATACTGCACCTAGTAGCATAAACGATGTAACCATAACAATTGTGAACGGCAGGTAA